The Palleronia sp. THAF1 genome window below encodes:
- a CDS encoding squalene/phytoene synthase family protein translates to MTLNACAEIVKSGDADRFLAAMAAPPAARAVLFPIYAMNVEISRAPWVTAEPMIAEIRLQWWRDALAEIAAGQAPRRHEVVEPLAQVLDAEGARLLEPVIDTRRWEIAREPFVSEAQLLGHLAAGAGGLMWAAARTLGATDEDAVRGVGLAGGIAAWLVAVPAFHAAGLEPLPDASDDAIKRLAQTGLDALRPVGRAARPAALAAWEAGPVLKRAVAEPERVEAGTLARPDGMRRLRLMRMTSLGR, encoded by the coding sequence ATGACCCTGAACGCCTGCGCCGAGATCGTGAAGTCGGGCGATGCGGACCGGTTCCTTGCCGCGATGGCGGCCCCTCCGGCGGCGCGCGCGGTGCTGTTTCCGATCTACGCGATGAACGTCGAGATCAGCCGCGCGCCCTGGGTGACAGCGGAGCCGATGATCGCCGAGATTCGGCTGCAATGGTGGCGCGATGCGCTGGCCGAGATCGCAGCAGGCCAAGCTCCACGACGGCACGAGGTGGTCGAACCCTTGGCGCAGGTTCTGGATGCAGAGGGTGCGCGTTTGCTGGAGCCGGTGATCGATACCCGCCGCTGGGAGATTGCGCGCGAACCGTTCGTGTCGGAAGCGCAATTGCTCGGCCATCTGGCGGCGGGGGCAGGCGGGCTGATGTGGGCCGCTGCGCGGACGCTCGGTGCAACGGATGAAGACGCCGTGCGCGGCGTTGGTTTGGCGGGTGGCATTGCGGCGTGGCTGGTGGCCGTCCCTGCGTTCCATGCGGCAGGGCTGGAACCTTTGCCGGACGCGTCAGATGATGCGATCAAGCGGCTGGCTCAGACGGGGCTGGACGCGCTGAGGCCTGTCGGTCGAGCCGCGCGGCCTGCGGCACTGGCAGCGTGGGAGGCGGGGCCAGTGCTGAAACGCGCAGTGGCCGAACCGGAGCGCGTTGAGGCTGGCACACTGGCGCGGCCGGACGGTATGCGGCGGCTGCGGCTGATGCGGATGACGTCGCTGGGACGCTGA
- the cimA gene encoding citramalate synthase: MMKDRLYLYDTTLRDGQQTQGVQFSVAEKQAIAAMLDTLGVDYIEGGWPGANPTDSGFFDTVAPTRATMTAFGMTKRAGRSAANDDVLAQVLNANTPAVCLVGKTHDYHVTQALGIALDENVENIRASVAHAVAQGREALFDAEHFFDGYAADPAYAVECLRAAFDAGARWIVLCDTNGGTLPGRIAQVVSDVIAAGIPGDQLGIHTHDDAGLAIAGTLAAVEAGARQIQGTLNGLGERCGNANLVSLIPTLLMKPPFADKFETGVTDEGLRSLTRVSRKLDDILNRVPRNNAAYVGASAFAHKAGLHASAIAKDPTTYEHIDPASVGNARIIPMSNQAGQSNLRARLLDMGLTVEKGDARLGDILTEIKEREDLGYAYDTAQASFELVARRHLGQLPEFFEVKRYRVTVERRKNKYDRMVSLSEAVVVVKIGDEKRQSVSESMDETGSDRGPVNALAKALAKDLGPYQSAIDDMHLVDFKVRITQGGTEAVTRVIIDSEDGQGRRWSTVGVSANIVDASFEALCDAIRWKLIRDA; the protein is encoded by the coding sequence CTGATGAAAGACCGCCTCTATCTGTACGACACCACCCTGCGCGACGGGCAGCAAACGCAGGGCGTGCAGTTCTCGGTCGCGGAAAAGCAGGCCATTGCGGCGATGCTCGACACGCTGGGCGTCGATTACATCGAAGGCGGCTGGCCCGGCGCGAATCCGACCGACAGCGGCTTCTTCGACACCGTGGCTCCCACTCGCGCCACGATGACGGCCTTTGGCATGACCAAGCGCGCGGGCCGTTCGGCGGCGAATGACGACGTTCTGGCGCAGGTTTTGAACGCGAATACGCCTGCCGTTTGCCTTGTTGGGAAAACGCACGACTACCACGTGACCCAAGCGCTGGGTATCGCGCTGGACGAGAATGTCGAAAACATCCGTGCCAGCGTTGCCCACGCGGTCGCGCAGGGGCGCGAGGCGCTGTTCGATGCCGAGCACTTCTTCGACGGTTACGCCGCCGATCCGGCCTACGCGGTGGAGTGCCTGCGCGCTGCCTTCGACGCCGGGGCCCGCTGGATCGTGCTGTGCGATACCAACGGCGGCACGCTGCCGGGGCGGATCGCGCAGGTCGTGTCGGATGTCATCGCGGCCGGCATTCCAGGCGACCAATTAGGTATTCACACCCATGACGACGCGGGCCTTGCCATCGCCGGCACCCTTGCGGCGGTGGAAGCCGGCGCGCGGCAGATACAGGGCACGCTGAACGGCCTGGGCGAGCGGTGCGGCAACGCCAACCTGGTGTCGCTGATCCCGACGCTGCTGATGAAGCCTCCTTTCGCGGACAAGTTTGAAACGGGTGTAACAGACGAAGGTTTACGGTCCCTTACCCGCGTGTCCCGCAAGCTGGACGACATCCTGAACCGTGTGCCGCGCAACAACGCGGCCTACGTCGGCGCGTCTGCCTTCGCGCACAAGGCGGGTCTGCATGCCAGCGCTATCGCCAAGGATCCGACGACCTATGAGCATATTGATCCCGCGTCGGTCGGCAACGCGCGGATCATTCCGATGTCCAATCAGGCGGGCCAGTCGAACCTGCGTGCACGCCTTCTGGATATGGGTTTGACGGTCGAAAAGGGTGACGCTCGGCTGGGCGATATCCTGACCGAGATCAAGGAGCGCGAGGATCTGGGATATGCCTATGACACCGCGCAGGCCAGCTTCGAGTTGGTCGCGCGGCGTCACCTTGGGCAACTGCCGGAATTCTTCGAGGTAAAGCGCTACCGGGTGACGGTAGAGAGGCGGAAGAACAAGTATGACCGGATGGTCAGCCTGTCCGAAGCCGTTGTCGTGGTGAAGATCGGCGACGAGAAGCGCCAGTCGGTCAGCGAATCCATGGATGAGACGGGCAGCGATCGGGGGCCGGTGAACGCGCTGGCCAAGGCGCTGGCAAAGGATCTGGGGCCGTATCAGTCGGCCATCGACGACATGCACCTCGTTGATTTCAAAGTCAGAATTACCCAAGGCGGGACCGAGGCCGTGACTCGCGTCATCATCGACAGCGAGGACGGACAGGGACGGCGCTGGTCCACCGTTGGGGTTAGCGCGAACATCGTGGATGCGAGTTTTGAGGCGCTGTGCGACGCGATCCGCTGGAAGTTGATTCGCGATGCATGA
- a CDS encoding DNA-3-methyladenine glycosylase family protein: MSGPERILRGPACIEEGAVWLGARDPAMARARVDTGPWPDRLRNGGFPALVQAIVSQQVSVASAKAIGARVEAAGYHAPDAVLAATEDELRSVGLSRPKARYVRALAEAGIDFDALQDAPSDHVVDTLVAVPGIGRWTAEIYALFSLGRADVFPAGDLALQEAARMLYGLDTRPSEKALREMAETWRPWRGVAARGLWAWYAVAKAREGVV, encoded by the coding sequence GTGAGCGGGCCGGAGCGGATATTGCGTGGTCCGGCCTGCATCGAAGAGGGCGCGGTGTGGCTTGGCGCGCGTGATCCGGCAATGGCGCGGGCGCGGGTGGACACCGGGCCTTGGCCGGATCGCCTGCGGAACGGTGGTTTTCCGGCGTTGGTGCAGGCGATTGTGAGCCAGCAGGTCAGCGTGGCCTCGGCAAAGGCCATCGGTGCGCGGGTCGAGGCGGCTGGGTATCATGCGCCGGATGCGGTGTTGGCGGCGACGGAAGATGAGCTGCGATCAGTCGGACTGTCGCGACCGAAGGCGCGGTATGTGCGGGCGCTGGCAGAGGCCGGGATCGACTTCGACGCGCTGCAGGATGCGCCCTCTGACCATGTGGTGGATACGCTTGTCGCGGTGCCTGGGATCGGACGGTGGACGGCAGAGATCTACGCTTTGTTCAGTCTTGGCCGGGCCGACGTGTTCCCGGCGGGCGATCTGGCGCTGCAAGAGGCGGCGCGGATGCTGTATGGGCTGGACACGCGACCTTCCGAGAAGGCGCTGCGCGAGATGGCAGAGACGTGGCGGCCTTGGCGCGGTGTCGCGGCCCGAGGCTTGTGGGCGTGGTATGCGGTGGCGAAGGCGCGCGAAGGGGTCGTTTGA
- a CDS encoding MFS transporter, producing MDQTPSHTRQNVAVLVAAQALLGAQMPMLFVVAGLVGQTLSPIACLATLPISLIVLGSMLSAQPLSGLMQRFGRRAGFWTGAAAGATGAAISAYGLWLGSFWVFISGALLSGTFMSSLGFYRFAAADTATESFRPKAISYVLAGGLVSAIVGPQLVKLTADAFVFPFLGTYLAIIGVNAVGALLFLALRIPAPPIPAHDAPKGRSRIELLKTPRIGVAIIVAMVSYALMNLVMTSTPLAVVGCGFTANRAADVVSAHVLAMYAPSFFTGHLIARFGVTRIMGLGLVLLASAGLVALSGVEITNFFGALILLGLGWNFGFIGATSMLAGAHRPEERGRVQGLNDFLVFGCVTLGSLASGGLMNCAGGTAEQGWTAVNIAMVPFLVLAGGALIWLRMTRPRTA from the coding sequence ATGGATCAGACGCCCTCCCACACCCGGCAGAATGTCGCGGTTCTCGTTGCCGCCCAAGCCCTTTTGGGAGCGCAGATGCCGATGTTGTTCGTGGTCGCGGGCCTTGTGGGTCAGACCCTTAGCCCCATCGCTTGTCTCGCCACACTGCCGATCTCGCTGATCGTTCTGGGCTCAATGCTTTCGGCGCAACCGTTATCGGGCCTCATGCAGCGCTTCGGACGGCGTGCTGGGTTCTGGACGGGTGCTGCAGCAGGCGCGACGGGGGCGGCAATCTCGGCCTACGGGCTCTGGCTGGGCAGCTTCTGGGTCTTCATCTCAGGCGCGCTTCTGTCCGGCACATTCATGTCCAGCCTCGGCTTCTACCGCTTCGCCGCCGCCGATACGGCGACCGAGTCGTTCCGGCCCAAGGCAATTTCCTACGTGCTGGCGGGCGGACTGGTGTCGGCCATCGTCGGCCCGCAATTGGTCAAGCTGACGGCGGACGCCTTCGTCTTCCCCTTCCTCGGCACCTACCTCGCGATCATTGGCGTGAACGCCGTCGGCGCGCTTCTCTTCCTTGCCCTGCGCATCCCCGCCCCGCCCATCCCAGCCCATGACGCGCCTAAGGGCCGCAGCCGGATAGAGCTTTTAAAGACACCGCGCATCGGCGTCGCCATCATCGTTGCCATGGTATCCTACGCGCTGATGAACCTTGTGATGACCTCGACCCCGCTGGCCGTCGTCGGCTGTGGCTTCACCGCAAACCGCGCCGCGGATGTTGTTTCGGCCCACGTCTTGGCAATGTACGCGCCGTCCTTCTTCACCGGCCACCTGATCGCGCGCTTCGGCGTGACACGGATCATGGGCCTCGGCCTCGTCCTTCTGGCCAGCGCCGGTTTGGTCGCGCTGTCGGGGGTTGAGATCACCAACTTCTTCGGCGCTCTCATCCTGCTGGGCCTAGGCTGGAACTTCGGCTTTATCGGGGCGACCTCGATGCTTGCAGGCGCACACCGCCCCGAAGAGCGTGGCCGCGTTCAAGGTCTGAACGATTTTCTCGTCTTCGGCTGCGTCACCTTGGGATCTCTGGCCTCTGGTGGCTTGATGAACTGCGCGGGCGGCACGGCGGAACAGGGCTGGACGGCGGTGAACATCGCGATGGTGCCGTTCCTTGTGCTGGCGGGCGGCGCGCTGATCTGGCTGCGCATGACCCGTCCGCGCACGGCCTGA
- the glgB gene encoding 1,4-alpha-glucan branching protein GlgB — protein MTGHIQNPASIVDPKTAEALHQGRYGDPFQVLGRHGETVRALDPGAEKLFAVVKGKDHPLERVAGGLAVFAGDVPEGKYHLKGQAGDREWEYEDPYRFGPVIGEMDEYLLGEGTHQKVWTVLGAHVTEHEGEHGTHFAVWAPNAQRVSVVGGFNGWDGRRHAMRPRGGTGVWEIFVPHVGEGEAYKYEILGYDGALQPLKSDPVGFGSQHAPQNASIVRDIRGYGWKDADWMKEREGRNSRTAPISVYEVHLSSWKRRVDEGNRAISYKEAAEELVDYAHDMGFTHIELLPVSEFPFDGSWGYQPVGLFAPTIRSGPPHEFRDLVDAAHRKGLGVVLDWVPGHFPADPHGLGKFDGTHLYEHADPKEGFHQDWNTLIYNYGRIEVKNFLTSNALYWLEEYHIDGLRVDAVASMLYRDYSRKDGEWIPNKDGGRENYEAIEFLKGVNIAAYANSPGIMTVAEESTSFPKVSAPVDGGGLGFGFKWNMGWMNDTLRYMEKDPVYRKHDHHLMTFGLHYAFSENFILPISHDEVVHGKGSMLNKMPGREDEKFANLRAYYGFMWGHPGKKLLFMGCEFAQPSEWNHNGSLPWNLLEDRRHSGMQRLVRDLNTLYRAEPALHALDCDPAGFQWIEANDADASVYAWIRRSGGDDPEVVVACNMTPVERPYTLGMPSKGTWREALNTDADIYGGQGRGNMGSVEASGEGRTGQPASADIFLPPLSTVIFVKEG, from the coding sequence ATGACAGGCCACATCCAAAACCCCGCTTCCATCGTTGATCCGAAGACCGCCGAGGCCCTGCACCAAGGGCGGTACGGCGACCCGTTTCAGGTATTGGGCCGACACGGCGAGACCGTGCGCGCGCTTGATCCCGGTGCGGAAAAGCTTTTCGCCGTGGTGAAGGGAAAGGACCATCCACTGGAACGCGTTGCCGGTGGGCTTGCGGTCTTCGCGGGTGACGTGCCCGAGGGGAAGTATCACCTGAAGGGCCAGGCGGGCGATCGCGAGTGGGAATACGAGGATCCCTATCGGTTCGGCCCTGTCATCGGCGAGATGGACGAGTACTTGCTGGGTGAGGGTACACATCAGAAGGTCTGGACCGTTCTGGGCGCGCATGTGACCGAACACGAAGGCGAGCACGGCACCCATTTCGCCGTCTGGGCACCGAACGCGCAGCGTGTCAGCGTTGTCGGTGGGTTCAACGGCTGGGATGGGCGACGCCACGCAATGCGCCCGCGCGGCGGAACGGGCGTCTGGGAAATCTTCGTTCCCCATGTGGGCGAGGGTGAGGCCTACAAGTACGAAATCTTGGGCTACGACGGTGCGTTGCAGCCCCTGAAGTCCGATCCGGTCGGCTTTGGCAGCCAGCATGCGCCCCAGAATGCCAGCATCGTGCGCGACATTCGCGGCTATGGCTGGAAAGATGCCGACTGGATGAAAGAGCGCGAGGGCCGCAATTCCCGCACCGCGCCGATCAGCGTCTACGAGGTGCATCTGTCGTCGTGGAAGCGGCGCGTGGACGAAGGCAATCGTGCGATTTCGTATAAAGAAGCCGCCGAAGAGCTGGTGGATTACGCGCATGACATGGGCTTCACCCACATCGAGCTGCTACCCGTCAGCGAGTTTCCGTTCGACGGGTCTTGGGGCTATCAACCCGTGGGGCTGTTCGCGCCGACGATCCGATCCGGCCCGCCGCATGAATTCCGCGATCTGGTGGATGCCGCGCACCGCAAGGGGTTGGGCGTGGTGCTTGACTGGGTGCCGGGCCACTTCCCCGCCGACCCGCACGGGCTTGGCAAGTTCGACGGCACGCATCTGTACGAACACGCCGACCCGAAAGAGGGGTTCCACCAAGATTGGAACACCCTGATCTACAACTACGGCCGGATTGAGGTGAAGAACTTCCTGACCTCCAACGCTTTGTATTGGTTGGAGGAATACCATATCGACGGTCTTCGCGTGGATGCGGTCGCCTCGATGCTGTATCGCGACTATTCCCGCAAGGATGGCGAGTGGATCCCGAACAAGGACGGCGGACGCGAGAATTACGAGGCGATCGAGTTCCTCAAGGGCGTCAACATCGCTGCCTACGCCAACTCTCCTGGCATCATGACTGTGGCCGAAGAGTCCACCAGCTTTCCTAAGGTCAGTGCGCCGGTGGACGGTGGCGGGCTGGGCTTCGGCTTCAAGTGGAACATGGGCTGGATGAACGACACGCTACGGTACATGGAAAAGGACCCGGTGTATCGCAAGCATGACCACCACCTGATGACCTTCGGGCTGCACTATGCGTTCAGCGAGAATTTCATCCTGCCGATCAGCCACGATGAGGTCGTGCACGGTAAGGGTTCCATGCTGAACAAGATGCCGGGCCGCGAGGATGAGAAATTCGCCAACCTGCGCGCCTACTACGGTTTCATGTGGGGCCATCCGGGCAAGAAGCTGCTGTTCATGGGGTGCGAGTTCGCCCAGCCGAGCGAGTGGAACCACAACGGCTCGCTGCCGTGGAACCTGCTGGAAGATCGTCGCCACAGCGGGATGCAGCGATTGGTGCGCGATCTGAACACGCTTTACCGCGCCGAACCTGCGCTCCACGCGCTGGACTGCGATCCGGCGGGCTTCCAGTGGATCGAAGCGAATGACGCGGATGCAAGCGTCTACGCGTGGATCCGGCGGTCGGGCGGGGACGACCCCGAGGTGGTCGTCGCTTGCAACATGACGCCGGTGGAGCGGCCCTATACGTTGGGCATGCCATCCAAGGGCACATGGCGCGAGGCATTGAACACGGATGCAGACATCTACGGCGGACAGGGGCGCGGCAACATGGGCAGCGTGGAGGCGTCCGGGGAGGGGCGCACCGGGCAGCCGGCCAGCGCAGACATCTTCTTGCCGCCACTTTCGACTGTGATCTTTGTGAAAGAGGGCTGA
- a CDS encoding precorrin-6A/cobalt-precorrin-6A reductase codes for MTRLLLLAGTREARHVVTALSSLRGLSVVVSVAAPERAPQPYGTVTRIGGFGGDEGFAAYLRRERIAMVIDATHPFAAGISHRSARVCAEVGVDYAQLLRPAWRPVEGDTWHFAQDEAAAAAMIPEGATVLIATGRERLSDFGAMEGRRVFVRQLDKAPAVPTPFADGHWLVETPPLSVESEVARFTGVGLDWLVVRNAGGASSRAKLDAARELGVEVAMIRRPQQPEATRFDTVAGAVAWARRRM; via the coding sequence ATGACGCGACTACTTTTATTGGCGGGCACGCGCGAGGCGCGGCACGTGGTAACGGCGCTTTCGTCTTTGCGGGGGCTGTCGGTCGTCGTGTCGGTCGCGGCTCCTGAACGCGCGCCGCAGCCTTATGGCACTGTGACGCGGATCGGGGGATTCGGCGGCGACGAGGGTTTCGCGGCCTATCTGCGGCGCGAACGGATCGCCATGGTGATCGACGCGACCCATCCCTTCGCGGCCGGCATCTCTCATCGGTCTGCGCGGGTCTGTGCAGAGGTCGGCGTGGATTACGCGCAGCTTCTGCGCCCGGCATGGCGGCCCGTTGAAGGCGACACGTGGCATTTCGCACAGGATGAGGCGGCGGCGGCGGCGATGATCCCCGAGGGCGCGACCGTTTTGATCGCCACGGGCAGGGAGCGATTGAGCGATTTCGGCGCGATGGAAGGCCGGCGGGTGTTCGTCCGCCAACTCGACAAGGCGCCCGCCGTGCCGACACCCTTCGCGGACGGGCATTGGCTGGTGGAGACGCCTCCTCTGTCGGTCGAGAGCGAGGTCGCGCGGTTCACGGGCGTCGGGCTGGATTGGCTGGTGGTGCGCAATGCGGGCGGTGCCTCCAGCCGCGCAAAGCTGGATGCTGCGCGAGAACTGGGCGTCGAGGTCGCGATGATCCGCCGTCCGCAACAACCCGAAGCGACACGGTTCGACACGGTGGCGGGCGCCGTTGCCTGGGCAAGGCGGCGGATGTGA
- a CDS encoding glycogen/starch/alpha-glucan phosphorylase has product MKDIAVTAPSDSLADAILIHLKYAFGKDAEHATLTDWRMALSFAIRDRIVDPWFASTRETYAKQGKRVYYLSMEFLIGRLLEDATVNLGLMDDVTAFFEERDIDAAAVLEDEADAALGNGGLGRLAACFLESMSSVGCPAYGYGIRYEHGLFKQSFEDGRQIEAPEDWLTEPHAWEFERPESSYEIGFGGVVKDLGGRAVWQPSEVVIARAYDTPIIGWQGAWANTLRLWSARAPQVFDLEAFNAGDYYGAAMPENVARTISRVLYPDDTTDDGKRLRLKQEFFFTAASLRDILRRFESEYNDLTLLPQKVAIQLNDTHPAIAGPELVRLLVDEKGVTFDSAVEIARGCLGYTNHTLLPEALERWSVDLMDDLLPRHMQLIRAMDAGHAGRHPDRATTLISDGHVNMGPLAFTMAHKVNGVSALHTGLMKETVFEELNRLHPNRIVNETNGITPRRWVLSANPRLSALITEAIGDGWVGDLEKLRDLEPMADDASFREQYAAVKRANKVDLAQYLAGRGVSVDPDAMFDVQIKRIHEYKRQHLNILQTIALWQEMKDAPQGDWVPQVKMFGGKAAPGYVFAKEIIHLINAVAEVVNADADTGHLLKVAYPANYNVSLAEKLIPAAEVSQQISTAGKEASGTGNMKFALNGALTIGTLDGANVEIRELVGADNFFLFGMTASEVVSRREIEDHASKAIADDPRLRRALEAIKAGTFGERFQSITDNLSGADYFCVTSDFADYWRASRVLDDAYRDADNWTRMAVLNTARSGWFSSDRTIRGYMADIWGAKSLSIG; this is encoded by the coding sequence ATGAAAGATATCGCCGTGACCGCACCCAGCGACAGCTTGGCCGATGCGATCCTGATCCACCTGAAGTATGCCTTCGGCAAGGACGCTGAACACGCCACGCTGACCGATTGGCGCATGGCGCTAAGCTTCGCGATCCGCGACCGGATCGTGGATCCGTGGTTTGCCAGCACGCGTGAGACCTACGCCAAGCAGGGCAAGCGGGTGTACTACCTGTCGATGGAGTTCCTGATTGGGCGTCTGTTGGAAGACGCAACGGTGAACCTTGGTCTGATGGACGATGTAACGGCGTTCTTCGAGGAACGCGATATCGACGCCGCAGCGGTGCTGGAAGACGAGGCCGACGCGGCGCTGGGCAATGGCGGTCTGGGTCGTCTGGCCGCGTGTTTCCTGGAGTCGATGTCCTCTGTCGGGTGTCCGGCCTATGGCTACGGCATCCGCTACGAGCATGGGTTGTTCAAACAATCTTTCGAGGATGGTCGCCAGATCGAGGCGCCCGAGGATTGGCTGACCGAGCCCCATGCCTGGGAATTCGAGCGGCCCGAGTCGAGCTATGAGATCGGCTTCGGTGGCGTGGTGAAGGACCTAGGCGGGCGGGCCGTGTGGCAGCCATCCGAGGTCGTGATCGCGCGGGCCTACGACACGCCGATCATCGGCTGGCAGGGCGCTTGGGCCAATACGCTACGCCTGTGGTCCGCGCGCGCGCCGCAGGTCTTCGATCTGGAGGCGTTCAACGCGGGTGACTACTACGGCGCGGCCATGCCGGAGAACGTAGCACGGACCATTTCGCGCGTGCTCTATCCCGACGACACGACGGACGACGGCAAGCGCCTGCGGTTGAAGCAGGAGTTCTTCTTCACCGCAGCGTCATTGCGCGACATCCTGCGCCGGTTCGAGAGCGAGTATAACGATCTGACGCTGCTGCCGCAGAAGGTGGCGATCCAGTTGAACGACACGCACCCGGCGATTGCCGGGCCGGAGCTGGTGCGCCTGCTGGTGGACGAAAAGGGTGTGACGTTCGATAGCGCCGTCGAGATCGCACGCGGCTGTCTGGGCTACACCAACCACACCCTGCTGCCCGAAGCGTTGGAGCGCTGGTCCGTCGATCTGATGGACGACCTGTTGCCCCGCCACATGCAGCTGATCCGGGCGATGGATGCGGGCCACGCCGGGCGGCATCCCGATCGCGCGACGACGCTGATCTCTGACGGGCACGTGAACATGGGGCCGCTGGCGTTCACCATGGCGCATAAAGTCAACGGCGTTTCAGCGCTGCACACGGGGCTTATGAAAGAGACCGTGTTTGAAGAACTGAACCGGCTACATCCGAACCGCATCGTGAACGAGACCAACGGGATCACGCCGCGCCGCTGGGTGCTGTCGGCCAATCCGCGTCTGTCGGCGCTGATCACCGAGGCGATCGGTGACGGCTGGGTCGGCGATCTGGAGAAGCTGCGCGATCTGGAGCCGATGGCCGATGACGCCTCTTTCCGCGAGCAGTATGCGGCGGTAAAGCGGGCCAACAAGGTGGATTTGGCGCAGTATCTGGCTGGGCGTGGCGTCTCGGTGGACCCGGACGCGATGTTCGACGTGCAGATCAAGCGCATCCACGAATACAAGCGCCAACATCTGAACATCCTGCAAACCATCGCGCTTTGGCAAGAGATGAAGGACGCGCCCCAGGGTGATTGGGTGCCGCAGGTCAAGATGTTCGGGGGCAAGGCTGCTCCGGGCTACGTCTTCGCCAAGGAGATCATCCACCTGATCAACGCGGTGGCCGAGGTTGTGAATGCGGACGCCGACACGGGGCACCTGCTGAAGGTGGCCTATCCGGCCAACTACAATGTGTCCCTGGCCGAAAAGCTGATCCCTGCGGCAGAGGTCAGCCAGCAAATTTCGACCGCGGGCAAGGAAGCGTCGGGCACGGGCAACATGAAGTTCGCCCTGAACGGCGCGCTGACCATTGGCACCCTTGATGGGGCGAACGTGGAAATCCGCGAACTTGTGGGCGCGGATAATTTCTTCCTGTTCGGGATGACCGCCTCTGAAGTGGTGTCGCGGCGCGAGATCGAGGATCACGCGTCGAAGGCCATTGCCGACGATCCGCGTTTGCGACGCGCGCTTGAGGCCATCAAGGCCGGCACCTTCGGGGAGCGATTCCAGTCGATCACCGACAACCTGTCGGGTGCGGATTACTTCTGCGTGACATCGGACTTCGCGGATTACTGGCGCGCCAGTCGTGTTCTGGACGATGCCTACCGGGATGCGGACAACTGGACGCGCATGGCTGTGCTTAACACAGCACGGTCTGGCTGGTTCAGCTCTGACCGGACGATCCGGGGGTATATGGCCGATATCTGGGGGGCGAAGAGCCTTTCCATCGGGTAG
- a CDS encoding alpha/beta hydrolase: MARGLASKRRASASGKTGSVVVFLHGYGADGADLLGLADPLAPHLPDTVFLAPDAPEQSTVNPMGYQWFPIPWLDGSDVGEAEVAMDRAVDDLNGWLDGVLAEEGIAADRLVLVGFSQGTMMALHVALRRAESVAALVGFSGRLLRPEVLEDEIKVRPPVLLIHGDQDDVVPPASLPAAAEALQAAGVDVFAHISKGTAHGIAPDGLQVALAFIRDRLGLDTA, translated from the coding sequence ATGGCACGGGGATTGGCAAGCAAGCGCAGGGCGTCGGCGTCCGGCAAGACAGGATCGGTCGTGGTGTTTTTGCACGGCTACGGCGCGGACGGCGCGGACCTTCTGGGATTGGCCGACCCGCTGGCCCCGCATTTGCCCGACACGGTATTTCTTGCCCCCGACGCGCCGGAGCAATCGACCGTCAATCCGATGGGCTATCAGTGGTTCCCGATCCCGTGGCTCGACGGGTCCGACGTGGGCGAGGCCGAAGTCGCGATGGACCGGGCGGTTGATGACCTGAACGGATGGCTCGACGGCGTGCTGGCCGAAGAGGGTATCGCGGCGGATCGCTTGGTGCTGGTGGGCTTTTCACAGGGCACGATGATGGCGCTGCATGTGGCGTTGCGTCGGGCAGAGTCGGTGGCCGCGCTTGTGGGCTTTTCGGGCCGTTTGTTGCGGCCCGAGGTACTGGAGGATGAGATCAAGGTCCGTCCGCCCGTCCTGCTGATCCACGGGGATCAGGACGATGTGGTGCCGCCCGCATCCTTGCCTGCCGCCGCCGAGGCGTTGCAGGCCGCTGGCGTGGATGTCTTCGCCCATATTTCCAAAGGGACGGCGCATGGCATTGCGCCCGATGGTCTGCAGGTCGCGCTGGCGTTCATTCGCGACCGGCTGGGGCTCGATACCGCCTGA